In Gambusia affinis linkage group LG20, SWU_Gaff_1.0, whole genome shotgun sequence, the genomic window TTAAGATTTTCCCTCTTTTATCTGATATGGCagagatatttgtttttgtaaagacCCAGCTATACATGTACAAGTCTTAAACTGTGGAGATTATGGCTTATTTTGGGgctttttatttcatacaaacattaaatataaataaatgtttatgtagCCTTCCAAATAAAGTAATCAttgatacaaaataaacaataataacaaaacagtGACATGTGAGCAAGAGAGAAAATGCTGAGTAATTATGATCCCATTAGCATAAACTTTAGCAAATATGTTACAGAAATGTAAGGAACTAAAGTCTCCAATCTCTGAAGTCTCATTCTTTAAATTCAAACTCAGACATTGTTGAGTGAGAAATAAAGTGTCTGCAAATGGAAACAGTATGCTGCTCATGCTAGctgtaatgacaaaaatattctgGAGTGATTCTGAAATATCTATGAAACTCTGCCTGATATCTGCCTGGTTTCTCCCTGCaacaaatgtctttttctcACTAAGTTACAATCTGTCCTTACCTGCAGACCCTGCATCATGGTCCCTGCTGCTGGCCTCTGGTCTAATGTCTCCTCCCTGACTTTGTTCTATCTattgcaacaataaaaaaaatccttaatatgtgaaaaacaataGTGAGCAAAATTTCTGCACAGAAATGAAAGAGGTTTTTTTGTAGCATTAAATAACTAGCAAAGGATGGAACATATGatatttttcagatgaaagtagCTATAGTTCATAATAATCAGGCAAAAGTGAAAAGTATACCAGAGTAAAACTAATCTCTTGGTTTGCTTGGAAAAGTtgcaaagtttttgtcattttgctggTTTGTTGCTGTGAATCTAACACAACAAAAccaacactgcacatcaccagACACATCATCCCCACACTTAAACAAggtagtggcagcattatgttgAGGCGATGTTTTTCCAAGCACGTATGAGGAAGCTGGATGGAAATACAACCTCCAAGATAAGTCCTTTGGCTGGAAAGTATGATGGTGTATTTGGGCCATTGTATATAGAAGAATTGACAAGTAAATTTCCACAATAAAGCTCataaattctgagattaatctcagaaattgttttagaaaaatcaaGGAAAATTTAGCATTTGAAAAGTGGCAAATTTGCAAGaacaatttctgaaatattccagagaaaactttaaaaatcaaaacatttctggcTTATTTCTAgcacatttcaaacttttcaatatcagaaatttcttgttttttataatcgttttttatataattttttttttttagattaatctcaaaatttgagttgttttttttttcttgcaaattttccacttttcaaacttagaaaCTTCCCtgtcttttcaaaataatttctgagatttcTTTGGctaaaatttctttctttctatctaAAATAGCAACAATACAATGCAAAACACTGGAGACTTTGGTAGATATTTCCAAAGATGAACGAGCAGCAAAGGTTCGTTGTAGTCTAACCAGGTAGATCTAGTTTGCACAAATTTACTTGCATGCATTTTCCACCACTGGTTACTACAGTTTAGGATTTACTCGGGCTTGACAAACCAGATCTGCAGGTCAGAGTACATCCAGCATCACAGCATATCTGGACAAATTTCCAATACCGATTTCAAAGACATGCATCCAGCTTGGgttaaataaaagacaatgtTTGGACCGGAATCATTTGGCCTGTGGAGTGTAAAAAGCGATAGGGATAGTTCAAAGAAACACACCAGACTGAGCAGAAACTGATGCAACATAGACCTGCAGTTACCAGCTCAGTCTGACACCCCGGAACATCCAACATACCTGCGACAAGATCTCCGAGCGACACGCGGAGCAACCTGGCAGGTAATCACATTTGTTCACGCTATACTGTGGTAACAAAACACGCACGTGGCACGGAGTCATCCAATCAAAAGCCGGGATTGATCCCCCCCACTAACCCACCTCTTGTAAACCGGCGAGAACTAAACCCAATACGAGGAACAAACTGCAGCCTCAGCTTTACAGCTAGTTAAGAATTACCTCCGTGACGTGTTTTTCCTGCTGCCAGCGCGGGAGAGGAAAATTATAAACATCCACGAGCGAGTGTAGCTCACAATAACCAAAATGTTGtggtgtttatttgtttttatctgtagaACATTTAGCACGCAGCTAAACAAACATGCTCTTCGTACATGAAACTGGTGCTGCGTTCAggtgaaattgtttaaaatatttctatgaCAACAGCGGTGGTAGGCTTTCGTCACCGTGCTACGTGGCAAAACTTGacataaaaccagaaacatACAGAGTAATATAGGCTTATCGCAATAAATtgcatgataaatgaaaacGAGAtcattaatttccatttgcataatttataatttttctcttttttcctccctctttctactaaaaattggtgctttggtctcaactatcccttctttaaattttgtttcatttgttgtttctgttagctttgtttatttatttaggatatTCTTCcaattccagtgttaaatgttcattagaatgtaaaatgtatttatcttttttcGTTACTatacctgcgacagactggcgagctgtccagggtgaaccccgcctctcgcccgggacgcagctggagatgggcaccagcaaccctatGAGATGCTATGTCATTTTTATGAGGTAATATTACATAAACATGAGATGTTATGATGTAGTATCTCATACTCTCATTACGAGATATCATTTTGAGATATCTATATCACTATTATGAGAGTCTATCTCATAAATCAAGTAATACAAGTGTTTTTCGTCAGTGCTGAAAATGGTCGTCcacaattttgcaaagaagaatgagcAAATAAATACTGCCTTTGGACACATATACTAAAAGACTTAGCAAGAGTTGCAGTGTAACTCAGACAAAGTCGCTTTTCAGATTTCCAATCatgtaaaatcccaacaaaatactCCGAAGTGTGATTACAACGTGACAAAATCTGATACAATTCAAGTCAGCATGACTCTGTGATAGCTATACATTTTTCCCGAGTACCGTGAATGCAGCACAATCCTAGGAGTACGCACTGTGCGTCTGACGTCACGTTTAGCGGCGTCTCCAGAAGAGAATCCACCAAGATGGTGAGTTTAATTTATCCCAAAAAATAGGCAATAACTGTTAAATATCACTCTTACTTTTCTGTATATTTATAGTACGtagattttacttttgttagGAGCTGATTTATCAGTTCTTGCAGTCTGGATCTTGAGGAGAAAACGCAGTCGGAGCTGCCTTGTTGCTCCTTCTGTTACCAGGGGAGATTAGCTCAGCTCGTTAGCTCGGCGCAGCTCCTTTTTGTGTACCGTTATCTATGCAGCGCTGCGTGGAAACATCCCGCTCCACAGGTTCAGGAAACTCTCAAGGTTAACTGTTATCGTCATGATCTGATGCGATTGGGAGAGAGTTTATTCagctatgaaataaaaataaagttttgttgcAACTGGCCTGTCGGTGAGGAATCCAGGTAGATGAAGGGAAGAAGAGTAACAACTCCTCCTGTCCCAAGGCCATAGACggattagtaaaaaaaaaaaaaaaagaaactgggaCCAGGGCAGAACATTTAAACcaattcaaaattacttttttttttatcccagaGGAAAATTaattgttgtaactcatattattCAAGAATCTTAAAAAAGTCTGGATGGTGACGCTGTGGGCTGGAAGGATATGATAGCAGTCAGGCTTGCAAcgaatctgaagaggcctctgacttgAGGCTCATTACTGGCAGGCTAACAGCTCAATATCTGggcagcagagatgatattTCACGGTAGCATGCCTTGGATGATGCCATTAGTTGGCAAGAACTGTTAATCCacttcatttgcttttgccgcgCCTCTTTAAACTTCTTTTTAGCTGTATGGTTAGAAACCCATGATGACTGATGGCAGAGATGCATTCATTCAGCCTCCGTTTGTTTCTAGGGTTTATAGTCCAGgcattatttgagcttttgaaatgtcaattagctgctcccagttgtaaaaacaacgTATTTGTACCATGGTTACgtgtccaaaagtaaaaaatgtacaaataaaaatcatttcagatgCACAAAACTatcacataataataataagcttCAACtcatgaaggtttttttttctggtatatTTGTCTCTTAGAATTTCAAGATGATTTTAAGTTTAacaaaaattgtaataattataattttagcTTGTTAAGTGACCATTTTCAGATATCTATAAGGTGTGGATAATATTATGGAAACATAATATATGATAATATGACAATTTGACTTccagtaaataaacaaaatcatttctaaGTGTTTCATAGTAAACATGTAACCCAGATAATGAACAGTCTGTCTATctactggaaaaaataaaataaaatgtaatatttccaTCTCATCCACAAGGTTCTTATTGGCTAAGTCTCTTTActctcaaaaacatttcaagtgtCACCAAATATATTACAAGAATATAGTACTTTAATGTAAAGTGATATCTgccaatttttcattttctttttgttaatttgtttgtcTACTCGTGGTAATGCttcatttctgtcattttgttattttaaacaaacaactATGAATTTCCGTGTAAATTTGTTGTATATTCTGTAATTCTCCCTGCTACTATAATCTCTCTATTCCCTTGGAAAAATGCACCTTGCCACTGTTTGCTGCAGGGATTGCTGTCCATCCTTCGTAAGCTAAAAAGCACTCCAGACCAGGAGGTTCGGATACTGCTGCTGGGTCTAGACAACGGGGGGAAGACCACGCTTCTCAAACAGCTGGCTTCAGAGGACATCAGTCACATCACCCCCACACAGGTAGCAAAGCGCTGAAGACTCCTCCACTCCCTGCTTTCCGTGCGGACTGGCAGCAGCTGTGTGCTTTGTGCTCCCTGCAGGGATTCAACATTAAGAGCGTACAGTCTCAGGGGTTTAAGCTGAACGTTTGGGACATCGGAGGCCAGCGGAAGATCAGGCCGTACTGGAGGAACTACTTTGAAAACACTGACGTGCTGGTAAGGAGAGCTGCCCCCTTCTGGGAGTTTAAATTGTAGTCGCTGaattaaataaagatgtttgtgttgatgactaaaatgttttcctcgTTTCAGATTTACGTTATTGACAGTGCTGACAGAAAGAGGTTTGAGGAAACGGGGCAGGTATGTGCAATAAGCAGATGCATTTCTACACTTTTAACATattgttgtaaaattaaatgaaattctTAAACCTTTCTGGTGATACCAAAAATTAGCCACTAATTGGCTCCTGCAATAGCTAATCaaatcatttgtatttttattgtattacaCAGGAGATAGTAACctgctcttatttatttttggaatttgtGTTTAAGTATGCTgtggtaaaacatatttaagtttAGTTTGATACCTGGCGTTGTCATAAATTATTTGTGCCCTTTCTATTCCTGAGCACTCTGAAATGTTGTTTCTGTCAcccaaggaaaacaaaaaactacccTTTTGGATAAGATGCTGTTTTCACTTTGGCtgtgcttgtttatttattgagaaacggcaaaataattgtaaaattattcCCAATTAAGTGATTTAATCCAATACATGAAGAACATTTCAATAAGAAAACATTCtactttgattcattttgatCCCTTTCCTTGAAAGACAAATTAATTTGAAcagtttatgatttttttaaatttatattataaAGGAAGTTAGATTAACAGATTAACAGAAGCCTCTAGTGAGCTTCACTATAGGTTCTGTTTTTTGTCGTTTTTACTAGGAGACAGATGGATTCCCTCTGTTTTCCTCGCTTCTTCCGTGTGTCTGATGGACAGATGTGTGTCTTTGTTGCAGGAGCTGGCGGAGCTGTTGGACGAGGAGAAGCTGAGCGGCGTTCCTGTGCTGATCTTTGCAAACAAGCAGGACCTGCTGACGGCGGCTCCAGCCTCGGAGATCGCAGAGGGACTCAATCTGCACACCATCCGCGATCGGATGTGGCAGATCCAGTCCTGCTCCGCTCTCACCGGAGAGGGGATTCAGGTGAGCAGGAAGCCCAGCGTCTGGCTCGtcacaaacaataaacaatgtCTGGTAAATTAGAACATCATCGGAAAGTTGATTTATGTCAGCAATTCACAGcaatatcaacaaaaaaaaacgggCCAAGACATGCAAATcccaaataaaaatttttagaCAATGAGAATATTAAACAGTACcactatcttttttttaaatacagagaTGTTGGTCTAGTGAAAGTGATTGTACGGTAGAGGCACTGAGCACTTGGTCAGGGCTCCTTTTGCATTAATTACTGGATCAGTGAGACATGGAGGCAATCAGCCTGAGGcgttcaaattcaaaaatactttattgatcctgaAGGGaagttaaatgttgttgtaactcatatgaattcaaattcttcaacgAGTTATTGTAAATGGGGATGGATGTTGGCATGAAGGATCTgttgtagcagtctgtattacagcgaatttgaagaagcctctgactgaagacactctggTTTCCCAAGACAGTCTCTTGCAGAGCATGGTCAGGTCGAAGTTGTTGTACATTGTGTTGggtttaagcatttaatttcaACACAATTTGTTTGGATAGTTTCATTGTAAGGAaaatttattattcctaatttCTCAAAAGGTGACTTATGGAACTgtgtaactgaaataaatgatagttaatattttatgcatttaataaTGTTAATGAAATTGggagattatttattttgttaaagtaGTGTTTTGTCCTCGAACCAGTCAGGTGTACAGGGTGtgtgagaaacattttaaaacataaaatgttgttatACTATCACAAGACAttatttataacaataataaattatattatgtaactgtctttttttaggtcacttgtattgtttttatctcaagtGTGGTGCTTGGAAAGTTTGAAAAGTCCTTGAATTTTAAGTGTATGAACCTGTACcgcacttttttcttccactaaactttccagtATTATGTTTGCCTACATATTATTTCGCCCCCAAACATATCACTATGTgtgtaataaaactttatgaCTTTTAATATTCTATTCTTTTAGACTCACTTGTATTTCGGAGGCTTTTCTGCGCTCAtcaaactgtttcttcttctactcCTCAGGAGGGCATGAACTGGGTTTGCAAAAGCGTCAACTCCAAGAAGAAATAGCATCGCTTTCACTCCCTCACGACTCAggatgtgcagcagcagcagcgtgcgaaacacacactgacacacacgaCACGTCCTGAGCCTCAGTACGGTGGGATTTACCTGTGAATGTAAACGCACTACTAATCCGACGTGGACGTTTTCTAACCCCTCGCCCCCAAAGCATCACTACATCACTGATGCGTACGAGTCTCCGTGTGTCATCTGGCTTCCATGAAGAAGAGAGGCGTTAGCCTTCGAAAGGGATCGACCAGCACCGCCCATGTGATTCTTACTGTCGCCTGTTTGAAGCGTTTCCATTTATCTGCTGCTTCTTGCAGGATCTTCTTAtatattcttgttttgttgtgtttttttgttttaatcattccACGGCGGCTCCCAACCCATTTCCTGCTACTGCTCTGTTTGAAGTGAGGTATATTtttgtaactgttttatttatggtgACGTAGAACGAGAGAATTGCCTGGACTCTCCCCTTTAAAAATGACACTGTGTTAATATGTACAATAAGACGAATAAATTAATGTGCAAGGAACACTACATTTTTGGATCAGTTGTATATAAATAGGCccttttttgtcatgttatagaGTATCCTGCATCCTGCTGTACCATGTAGTCTAtaatgtttgcatttctaaCATGGCAGAGATAAATGTACTGTACGGTTCGATGCGTTTCCATGAGTTCCTTGGGTTAGTGAGGGAATTCActgttttagcattttctttttgttattcttgAATGTAATCGCTCtggtttgaaagaaaatgtacgtggatataaaagaaaaattaaagaggTTTGAAAGTTGGta contains:
- the arl3b gene encoding ADP-ribosylation factor-like protein 3, whose translation is MQHNPRSTHCASDVTFSGVSRRESTKMGLLSILRKLKSTPDQEVRILLLGLDNGGKTTLLKQLASEDISHITPTQGFNIKSVQSQGFKLNVWDIGGQRKIRPYWRNYFENTDVLIYVIDSADRKRFEETGQELAELLDEEKLSGVPVLIFANKQDLLTAAPASEIAEGLNLHTIRDRMWQIQSCSALTGEGIQEGMNWVCKSVNSKKK